The following are encoded in a window of Mycobacteroides chelonae CCUG 47445 genomic DNA:
- a CDS encoding FadD3 family acyl-CoA ligase — MESAQQTPELTIPAALDQAAARFGSRDALYADGSWLTFSELRTRARRFAAALIALGVEHGDRVAIWSPNSWHWPIACLGAQYAGAAVVPMNTRYTVDEATDILQRSQARVLVSVGVFLGSDRITQLDAATLPDLRHIVRVAVEAGDRSDWDEFVAHGNDVTDEDIDARRDTVESEDISDILFTSGTTGRSKGVLCMHRQPLAASLAWATYGEFTENDRYLCVNPFFHNFGYKAGILACLQTGAALMPQLTFDPEKAMAAVQEHQITVLPGAPTIFQMLLDHPARKNYNLTSLRYSVTGAAVVPVVLIERMQSELDFDLVLTAYGLTETQGFATICRSDDDAVTVATTCGRPMIGYELRIDGAQKPGDEGEVLLRSANVMKGYLDDPQATADTIDSDGWLHTGDIGKLDERGNLTITDRLKDMYICGGFNVYPAEIEQVLMRLEGVSDAAVIGVPDARLGEVGKAYIVRKPDAILDSQAVIDYCAQHVANFKKPRFVEFLDELPRNLGGKVVKPTLRAMHEESA, encoded by the coding sequence ATGGAGTCGGCGCAGCAGACACCCGAACTCACCATCCCTGCAGCGTTGGACCAGGCAGCAGCCCGTTTCGGCAGTCGCGACGCCCTCTACGCGGACGGCTCCTGGCTGACCTTCTCAGAACTTCGCACCCGTGCGCGGCGCTTCGCCGCAGCGCTGATCGCACTCGGGGTCGAGCACGGCGATCGCGTGGCCATCTGGTCCCCCAATTCCTGGCATTGGCCCATCGCCTGCCTGGGTGCGCAGTACGCGGGGGCCGCCGTCGTCCCGATGAATACCCGCTACACCGTCGACGAGGCGACCGACATTCTGCAGCGCAGCCAGGCCCGCGTGCTGGTGTCTGTCGGGGTCTTCCTCGGTTCGGACCGCATCACCCAGCTGGACGCCGCAACGCTCCCCGACCTGCGGCACATCGTGCGGGTCGCGGTGGAGGCCGGCGACCGATCCGACTGGGACGAGTTCGTCGCGCACGGAAACGACGTCACCGACGAGGACATCGACGCCCGGCGGGACACCGTCGAGTCCGAGGACATCAGCGACATCCTTTTCACCTCCGGCACCACCGGGCGCAGCAAGGGCGTGCTGTGCATGCACCGTCAACCGCTGGCCGCCTCCCTGGCCTGGGCCACCTACGGCGAATTCACCGAAAACGACCGCTATCTCTGCGTCAATCCGTTCTTCCACAACTTCGGGTACAAGGCGGGCATCCTGGCCTGCCTGCAGACCGGCGCGGCACTCATGCCGCAGCTGACCTTCGACCCCGAAAAGGCCATGGCCGCGGTCCAGGAGCACCAGATCACCGTGCTGCCCGGCGCGCCGACCATCTTCCAGATGCTGCTCGACCATCCGGCACGCAAGAACTACAACCTGACCTCGCTGCGGTACTCGGTCACGGGTGCGGCCGTCGTCCCGGTGGTGCTCATCGAACGCATGCAATCTGAACTGGATTTCGATCTGGTGCTTACCGCCTACGGCCTCACCGAGACTCAGGGTTTCGCCACAATCTGCCGCTCCGATGACGACGCGGTCACCGTCGCGACCACCTGCGGGCGCCCGATGATTGGCTACGAGCTGCGGATCGACGGCGCGCAAAAACCTGGCGACGAGGGCGAAGTGCTGCTGCGCAGTGCCAATGTCATGAAGGGCTATCTCGACGATCCGCAGGCCACCGCCGACACCATCGACTCCGATGGCTGGTTGCACACCGGTGATATCGGCAAGCTCGACGAGCGGGGCAATCTCACCATCACCGACCGCCTCAAGGACATGTACATCTGCGGCGGGTTCAACGTGTATCCCGCCGAGATCGAGCAGGTCCTGATGCGCCTGGAGGGTGTGTCCGATGCCGCCGTGATCGGCGTTCCCGATGCGCGCCTCGGCGAGGTCGGTAAGGCGTACATCGTGCGCAAGCCCGATGCAATTCTGGACTCGCAGGCAGTAATCGATTACTGCGCACAGCATGTGGCGAACTTCAAGAAACCGCGGTTCGTCGAGTTTCTCGACGAACTTCCCCGCAACCTGGGCGGCAAGGTGGTCAAACCCACCCTGCGCGCCATGCACGAGGAGTCTGCGTAA
- the ipdE1 gene encoding acyl-CoA dehydrogenase IpdE1, producing MSDDQVRAEIREWLAENLVGEFTELKGLGGPGSEHEAFEERLAWNRHLAAAGWTCLGWPVEHGGRGATVSQRVIFYEEYARAEAPHKVNHLGEELLGPTLIAYGTPEQQRRFLPAIRDVTELWCQGYSEPGAGSDLANVSTTAVLDGDEWVINGQKVWTSLALQSQWCFVVARTEPGSARHKGLSYLLVPLEQPGVQIRPIIQLTGTSEFNEVFFDSARTAADLVVGEPGDGWRVAMGTLTFERGVSTLGNQITYARELSRLVELAKSNGSADDPAIRERLAQAYVGLRTMRAYALATMDEERPGQDNVSKLLWANWHRDLGELAMEIIGKSTLLTDDGEMDEWQRLFLFSRADTIYGGSNEIQRNIISERVLGLPREAR from the coding sequence ATATCCGACGATCAGGTGCGTGCCGAGATCCGGGAATGGCTGGCCGAGAACCTTGTCGGCGAGTTCACCGAGCTGAAGGGCCTGGGCGGCCCGGGCAGTGAGCACGAGGCCTTCGAAGAGCGCCTCGCCTGGAACCGTCACCTGGCCGCCGCGGGCTGGACCTGCCTGGGCTGGCCCGTCGAGCACGGCGGTCGCGGAGCCACCGTGAGTCAGCGCGTCATCTTCTATGAGGAGTACGCGCGCGCCGAGGCGCCGCACAAGGTCAATCACCTGGGCGAGGAGCTGCTCGGACCGACGCTCATCGCCTACGGCACCCCTGAGCAGCAGCGGCGCTTCCTCCCGGCTATCCGCGATGTCACTGAGCTGTGGTGCCAGGGATATTCGGAACCCGGCGCGGGGTCGGACCTCGCGAACGTGTCCACCACCGCGGTGCTGGACGGTGATGAATGGGTGATCAACGGGCAGAAGGTGTGGACCTCGCTGGCGCTGCAATCACAGTGGTGCTTCGTGGTCGCGCGTACCGAACCCGGATCGGCGCGACACAAGGGTCTGTCGTATCTGCTGGTGCCCCTTGAGCAGCCAGGTGTCCAGATCCGCCCGATCATTCAGCTGACCGGCACCTCGGAGTTCAACGAGGTGTTCTTCGACAGTGCGCGCACCGCCGCCGATCTGGTGGTAGGCGAGCCCGGCGATGGCTGGCGGGTCGCCATGGGCACCCTGACCTTCGAGCGTGGTGTCTCGACCTTGGGTAACCAGATCACCTATGCCCGTGAGCTTTCGCGGCTTGTCGAGCTTGCCAAGTCCAACGGTTCGGCGGACGACCCCGCGATCCGTGAGCGCCTGGCCCAGGCTTACGTGGGGCTTCGTACCATGCGTGCCTACGCGCTGGCCACCATGGACGAGGAGCGTCCCGGCCAGGACAATGTGTCAAAGCTGTTGTGGGCCAACTGGCATCGCGACCTGGGCGAGTTGGCGATGGAGATCATCGGAAAGTCGACCCTGTTGACCGATGACGGCGAGATGGACGAATGGCAGCGTCTGTTCCTCTTCTCCCGTGCCGACACGATTTACGGCGGCTCCAATGAGATCCAACGCAACATCATCTCCGAGCGGGTGCTCGGACTACCCAGAGAGGCGCGCTAA
- a CDS encoding acyl-CoA dehydrogenase, producing MRFDLDTQQRDFAASIDAALSAADVPGAARAWAAGNHEPGLAVWSTLADLGVTALAVSEKYDGIGAHPIDLVVALESLGKWAVPGPVVESLVVAPVLLVEDERSAQLAAGELIATVAAPPIAPRALDADVAGLVLIADDIGFREGQAGPQHESIDAARRLFDVTPTGGGVSVDTSRAIDFGVLAISAQLVGAGQALLDRAVEYAKQRSQFGRPIGSYQAVKHKLADVHIALELARPLVYGAALALADESPTAARDVSAAKVAAGKAAYLAARSSLQTHGAIGFTAEYDLSLWILKVRALTAAWGTPEWHRARVLEAL from the coding sequence GTGAGGTTCGATCTGGACACTCAGCAGCGGGATTTCGCCGCCAGCATCGATGCCGCCCTGTCGGCGGCCGACGTTCCCGGCGCGGCGCGCGCGTGGGCCGCCGGCAATCACGAACCCGGGCTGGCCGTGTGGTCAACGCTGGCCGACCTCGGCGTCACGGCCCTCGCGGTATCCGAGAAGTATGACGGCATCGGGGCACACCCCATCGATCTGGTTGTCGCCCTTGAGAGCTTGGGCAAGTGGGCGGTACCCGGACCCGTTGTCGAATCGCTCGTGGTGGCACCGGTCTTGTTGGTTGAGGACGAACGGTCCGCACAACTTGCCGCCGGAGAACTCATCGCCACCGTGGCCGCACCACCCATCGCTCCGCGCGCGCTCGATGCGGACGTCGCCGGTCTGGTGCTCATCGCCGATGACATCGGATTCCGTGAGGGGCAAGCCGGCCCGCAGCATGAGTCGATCGATGCCGCCCGTCGGCTGTTCGACGTGACGCCGACCGGCGGCGGTGTCTCCGTGGACACCAGCCGTGCCATCGACTTTGGTGTGCTTGCTATTTCGGCACAGCTGGTCGGCGCCGGACAGGCCCTGCTGGACCGCGCCGTGGAGTACGCCAAGCAGCGTTCCCAGTTCGGCCGGCCGATCGGCTCCTACCAGGCCGTCAAGCACAAACTGGCCGATGTACACATCGCGCTGGAGCTGGCACGCCCTTTGGTGTACGGCGCCGCACTGGCCCTCGCCGACGAATCCCCCACCGCCGCTCGCGATGTGAGCGCCGCGAAGGTCGCCGCCGGCAAGGCCGCCTACCTTGCCGCGCGCTCTTCTCTACAGACTCATGGCGCCATCGGCTTCACCGCCGAATACGACCTTTCGCTGTGGATCCTCAAGGTGCGGGCGCTGACGGCGGCGTGGGGCACACCGGAATGGCACCGTGCGCGTGTACTGGAGGCACTGTGA
- a CDS encoding MauE/DoxX family redox-associated membrane protein, with protein sequence MQTKASPWPAYRLAAVLLGVGVVHFVAPKPFDDIVPAQLPGEARFYTYASGVAELGTGALLLAPKTRRLGGTLAALLFIAVFPANINMARQWWDKPLPLKLGAIARLPLQIPMITEALKVRRTA encoded by the coding sequence ATGCAGACCAAAGCCAGCCCCTGGCCCGCCTACCGGCTCGCCGCCGTGCTCCTCGGCGTCGGCGTCGTACATTTCGTCGCGCCCAAACCCTTCGACGACATCGTCCCGGCCCAGCTGCCTGGTGAAGCCCGGTTCTACACGTACGCCTCGGGTGTTGCCGAGCTCGGAACCGGTGCGCTGCTGCTGGCCCCGAAGACACGCAGGCTCGGCGGTACGCTCGCGGCGCTCCTGTTCATCGCCGTCTTCCCCGCGAACATCAACATGGCGCGGCAGTGGTGGGACAAGCCGCTGCCACTCAAACTCGGCGCCATCGCCCGGCTACCGTTGCAGATCCCGATGATCACCGAGGCCCTGAAGGTGCGCCGGACCGCGTAA
- the arr gene encoding NAD(+)--rifampin ADP-ribosyltransferase, with protein MTMPNFFEAHESGAYFHGTKADLEIGDLLTPGHLSNYEEGRVMNHVYVTRTLIGAGLAAIMAKGEGRGHVYIVEPEGTLEDDPNVTDKKFPGNPTHSYRSREPVRIVGEVEDWVGPPPEFMEKFLAGLDDLQRKGNAVIYD; from the coding sequence ATGACGATGCCGAACTTTTTCGAGGCGCACGAGTCGGGCGCCTACTTCCATGGCACCAAGGCCGACCTCGAGATAGGAGATCTGTTGACCCCCGGGCATCTGTCGAACTACGAAGAGGGCCGCGTCATGAACCACGTCTACGTGACGAGGACACTGATCGGCGCGGGACTCGCCGCCATCATGGCCAAAGGCGAGGGCAGGGGTCATGTCTACATCGTGGAACCGGAGGGCACCCTGGAAGATGATCCGAACGTGACGGACAAGAAGTTCCCCGGGAATCCGACCCACTCCTACCGCAGCCGGGAGCCCGTCCGCATCGTGGGTGAGGTCGAAGACTGGGTGGGGCCTCCGCCTGAATTCATGGAGAAGTTCCTTGCGGGGCTTGACGATCTCCAGCGCAAGGGAAACGCCGTCATCTACGACTAG
- the fmdA gene encoding formamidase, producing MPEVLFPLDSSKKFTEQQIVGHNRWHPDIPPAAVVKPGTSFRVHCREWFDGAIHNDDSADDIRDAPLTTVHALSGPFSVEGAQPGDLLIVDILDVGPIPQEDSGPLAGQGWGYTGIFPTTNGGGFLTEQFPDAYKAIWDFSGQTATSRHIPGVSFTGIVHPGLMGTAPSAELLTRWNAREGALIATDPYRVPALALPPEPRDAVLGGLTGDTFDRAAEEAARTAPPRENGGNQDIKNLTKGSRVFYPVFVPGGKLSVGDLHFSQGDGEITFCGAIEMGGFIDLHVDVLKGGMDTYGVSENAIFMPGNTDPQYSQWLAFSGTSVTLDDEQRYLDSHLAYQRACLHAIDYLTKFGYSPEQAYLLLGAAPIEGRLSGVVDIPNSCATVYIPTAIFDFPVTPSASGPVQIDPGPGAPRSVVS from the coding sequence ATGCCCGAAGTGTTGTTCCCGTTGGATTCGAGCAAGAAGTTCACCGAACAACAGATCGTCGGGCATAACCGTTGGCACCCCGACATTCCGCCGGCCGCCGTCGTCAAACCCGGTACTTCATTTCGGGTGCACTGCCGCGAATGGTTCGACGGTGCGATCCACAATGACGACTCCGCCGACGACATCCGTGACGCACCACTGACCACCGTGCACGCACTGTCGGGGCCGTTCTCGGTGGAGGGTGCGCAGCCGGGGGACCTGCTGATCGTCGACATTCTCGATGTGGGCCCGATTCCTCAGGAAGACTCCGGGCCACTGGCCGGGCAGGGCTGGGGTTACACCGGCATCTTCCCGACGACCAACGGTGGTGGATTCCTCACCGAGCAGTTTCCCGATGCGTACAAGGCGATTTGGGACTTCTCGGGTCAAACCGCAACCTCACGCCACATCCCCGGCGTCAGCTTCACCGGGATTGTGCATCCCGGGCTGATGGGGACGGCGCCGTCGGCGGAATTGCTGACGCGCTGGAACGCCCGTGAGGGTGCGCTGATCGCCACTGACCCCTATCGTGTTCCCGCACTGGCTCTTCCGCCAGAACCCAGGGATGCGGTACTTGGTGGGCTTACCGGCGACACCTTTGACAGGGCGGCGGAGGAGGCGGCCAGGACCGCGCCACCCCGGGAGAACGGCGGCAATCAGGACATCAAGAATCTGACCAAGGGCAGCCGGGTGTTCTACCCGGTGTTCGTGCCTGGCGGCAAGCTGTCGGTGGGTGACCTGCATTTCTCGCAGGGAGACGGCGAGATCACGTTCTGCGGAGCCATTGAGATGGGTGGCTTCATCGATCTGCATGTCGACGTGCTCAAGGGCGGGATGGACACCTACGGGGTGTCGGAGAACGCGATCTTCATGCCGGGTAACACCGATCCGCAGTACTCGCAATGGCTGGCCTTCTCGGGGACCTCGGTCACTCTCGACGACGAACAGCGCTATCTGGATTCACATTTGGCGTATCAGCGGGCCTGCCTGCATGCCATCGATTACCTGACAAAGTTCGGCTACAGCCCGGAGCAGGCCTATCTCCTACTGGGTGCAGCGCCCATCGAGGGGCGACTGTCCGGTGTCGTCGATATCCCGAATTCCTGTGCCACTGTTTATATCCCGACGGCGATCTTCGATTTTCCGGTGACGCCGTCCGCATCGGGTCCGGTGCAGATCGATCCCGGGCCCGGCGCGCCGCGTTCGGTGGTGAGCTGA
- a CDS encoding TetR/AcrR family transcriptional regulator, which translates to MAEVRESDALRASGSSQPSRRDELLSLAAAMFAERGLRATTVRDIADAAGILSGSLYHHFDSKEAIVDELLRDFLEGLFARYREIAAANLNPVDTLKGLFLASFDAIETKHAQVAIYQAEAPRLLSQERFAYLNELNTEQRELWLEVLRDGIAQGYFRPDLDVAVVYRFIRDATWVSVRWFRPGGSRTAQEVAEQYLSIVLGGITVD; encoded by the coding sequence GTGGCAGAAGTGCGAGAGTCGGACGCTCTTCGCGCAAGCGGTTCATCGCAGCCGTCGCGGCGTGACGAACTGCTGAGTCTTGCGGCTGCCATGTTCGCAGAGCGTGGCCTGCGCGCTACCACGGTGCGCGACATCGCCGATGCCGCCGGAATCCTGTCGGGCAGTCTGTATCACCACTTCGATTCCAAAGAGGCGATCGTCGACGAACTGCTGCGCGATTTCCTCGAGGGACTCTTCGCCCGGTATCGCGAGATTGCCGCTGCCAACCTGAACCCCGTCGACACGCTTAAGGGACTGTTCCTGGCCTCGTTCGACGCGATCGAAACCAAGCACGCACAGGTCGCCATCTACCAGGCGGAAGCACCTCGGCTGCTGTCGCAGGAGCGGTTCGCCTATCTGAACGAACTCAACACCGAGCAGCGCGAGTTATGGCTCGAAGTGCTGCGCGACGGCATCGCTCAGGGCTACTTCCGTCCCGATCTTGATGTGGCAGTGGTGTACCGGTTCATTCGCGACGCAACATGGGTGTCGGTGCGCTGGTTCCGTCCGGGCGGTTCGCGCACGGCGCAGGAAGTCGCCGAACAGTACCTTTCGATAGTCCTCGGCGGGATTACCGTCGATTAG
- a CDS encoding acyl-CoA dehydrogenase family protein, which produces MSTSSNDERQMLRDTVRSLVTKRADSAAVRKAMESERGFDENLWTVLCEQVGAAALLVPEELGGAGGELADAAVVVEELGRGLVPSPLMGTLWAELALLDAGYQGELLESLAAGESIGAVAFDPGYVLNGAIADVVLTLDGDEVHRAENLTATALSTMDPTRRLAAVVVSGNEPIGTAPGLIDKAGLLLAAEQVGAAARALELTVEYTKTRVQFGRTIGSFQALKHRMADLYVLVESARAIVYQSIQDLTAEAATVARIKASEALSAVAADSIQLHGGIAITWEHDAHLYFKRAHGSALLLGTPRQLLPSLQSAAGL; this is translated from the coding sequence GTGAGTACTTCCTCAAACGACGAACGGCAGATGCTGCGTGACACCGTCCGTTCTTTGGTGACCAAACGAGCCGACTCGGCAGCGGTGCGCAAGGCGATGGAATCCGAGCGAGGCTTCGACGAGAACCTGTGGACCGTCCTGTGTGAGCAGGTCGGAGCGGCAGCGTTGCTGGTTCCGGAGGAGTTGGGCGGTGCCGGAGGCGAGCTCGCGGACGCGGCCGTCGTGGTGGAAGAACTCGGCCGTGGGCTGGTGCCCAGCCCGCTGATGGGCACCCTGTGGGCGGAGCTGGCCCTCCTCGACGCCGGCTACCAGGGTGAACTACTGGAATCGCTGGCGGCCGGTGAATCGATCGGTGCGGTGGCCTTCGACCCGGGATACGTCCTCAACGGAGCTATCGCCGATGTAGTGCTCACCCTGGACGGCGACGAAGTACACCGAGCGGAGAACCTCACCGCTACTGCGTTGTCCACGATGGATCCCACCCGCCGACTCGCCGCAGTCGTGGTCAGCGGAAACGAACCGATCGGCACTGCCCCAGGACTGATCGACAAGGCCGGGCTACTGCTGGCCGCCGAGCAGGTGGGCGCAGCGGCACGCGCCCTGGAACTCACCGTCGAATACACCAAGACCAGGGTGCAGTTCGGCCGTACGATCGGCAGCTTCCAGGCCCTCAAACACCGGATGGCCGATCTGTATGTACTGGTTGAGTCCGCACGCGCCATCGTGTACCAGTCCATCCAAGACCTCACCGCCGAGGCCGCGACCGTAGCGAGAATCAAGGCCAGCGAGGCACTCTCGGCAGTTGCCGCGGACTCGATCCAGTTGCACGGCGGTATCGCCATCACCTGGGAGCACGACGCCCACCTCTACTTCAAGCGCGCACACGGCAGCGCGCTGCTGCTGGGAACACCACGTCAGCTACTCCCAAGCCTGCAGAGCGCCGCGGGACTGTAG
- a CDS encoding agmatine deiminase family protein → MRRRHLLQLGTAVAAGLALTSCADTTDEPHDNGEVSDGETWRMPDEGEPHLRTWMAFGASDEIWGRRLNRKVQQNLGAIAQAISQFEPVSMLVRPQEIELARQLAGPNVELVPAPLDDLWIRDSGPVFVRNETGKAAVDFNFNGWGNKQKHDSDAKVAAEVAKRAGVRVLHTDLVLEGGGIEVDGEGTAIITESCVLNNNRNRGRSKQDVEAELRRLLGLQKIVWLPGIAGMDITDGHTDFYARFAGPGIVVAGLDNDPDSFDYDVTRRHLDILEKTTDAAGRPLRVEVLEAPEQGRDDFESEDFAAGYINFYVCNGGVIAPEFGDPDADTAAKSTLEAVFPGRRVVQLDIDGIAAGGGGIHCATQQEPR, encoded by the coding sequence ATGCGCCGACGACACCTGCTCCAACTCGGAACGGCAGTGGCAGCGGGCCTCGCGCTGACTTCCTGCGCGGACACTACCGACGAGCCGCACGATAATGGCGAGGTGAGCGACGGCGAGACCTGGCGCATGCCCGACGAGGGCGAACCACACCTGCGAACCTGGATGGCCTTCGGCGCCAGTGACGAGATCTGGGGCCGGCGGCTGAACCGAAAGGTCCAGCAGAATCTGGGTGCGATCGCCCAGGCCATCTCACAGTTCGAACCGGTGTCGATGCTGGTACGACCGCAGGAGATCGAACTGGCGCGCCAATTGGCCGGACCCAATGTGGAATTGGTTCCCGCACCGCTGGATGACCTATGGATTCGTGACAGCGGGCCGGTCTTCGTCCGCAACGAAACCGGCAAGGCAGCTGTTGATTTCAACTTCAACGGCTGGGGCAACAAGCAGAAGCACGACTCCGACGCCAAGGTCGCCGCCGAGGTCGCCAAGCGCGCTGGAGTGCGGGTCCTTCACACCGATCTCGTGCTCGAAGGAGGCGGTATCGAGGTTGATGGGGAGGGCACCGCGATCATCACCGAGAGTTGCGTCCTCAACAACAACCGCAACCGGGGACGCTCCAAACAGGATGTCGAGGCAGAGCTGCGGCGCCTACTTGGTCTTCAGAAAATCGTTTGGCTACCGGGCATCGCGGGCATGGACATCACTGATGGTCACACCGATTTCTACGCGCGATTCGCAGGACCGGGCATCGTCGTCGCAGGGTTGGATAACGACCCCGACTCGTTCGACTACGACGTGACGCGCCGGCATCTCGACATCCTCGAAAAAACAACGGATGCGGCCGGGCGTCCACTGCGCGTGGAAGTACTCGAGGCACCCGAGCAGGGGCGCGATGACTTCGAATCAGAGGACTTCGCAGCGGGTTACATCAACTTCTATGTGTGCAATGGCGGCGTCATCGCTCCCGAGTTCGGAGACCCGGACGCCGACACGGCAGCCAAATCCACCCTGGAAGCCGTCTTTCCCGGACGCAGGGTGGTCCAGCTCGACATCGACGGTATCGCCGCGGGCGGTGGCGGCATCCACTGCGCCACCCAGCAGGAACCGCGATAG
- the ipdF gene encoding (5R,7aS)-5-hydroxy-7a-methyl-1-oxo-2,3,5,6,7,7a-hexahydro-1H-indene-carboxyl-CoA reductase: MSLSQAPKEIDGHGLLKGKAVVVTAAAGTGIGSSTARRALAEGADVVVSDYHERRLAETRDELAALGLGKVAAVVCDVTSTAAVDALIVESVAALGRIDVLVNNAGLGGETPVADMTDEQWDRVLDVTLTSTFRATRAALRYFREAGHGGVIVNNASVLGWRAQYGQSHYAAAKAGVMALTRCSAIEAVEHGVRINAVAPSIARHKFLDKVTSSDLLDKLSSDEAFGRAAEPWEIASTIAFLASDYSSYLTGEVISVSSQRA, encoded by the coding sequence GTGAGCTTGTCCCAGGCACCGAAAGAGATTGACGGACACGGTCTTCTGAAGGGCAAGGCAGTCGTCGTGACCGCAGCCGCCGGAACCGGGATCGGCTCGTCGACCGCGCGCCGTGCTCTGGCCGAGGGTGCCGACGTGGTCGTTTCCGACTATCACGAGCGCCGCCTCGCCGAGACGCGCGACGAGCTCGCGGCCCTCGGGCTGGGCAAGGTGGCCGCGGTGGTGTGTGATGTCACCTCTACCGCGGCAGTCGACGCACTCATCGTCGAATCCGTTGCTGCGCTGGGCCGTATCGACGTACTGGTGAACAACGCCGGGCTCGGCGGTGAGACTCCCGTCGCCGATATGACCGATGAACAGTGGGACCGAGTTCTCGATGTCACCTTGACCTCCACGTTCCGCGCGACCCGCGCGGCCCTGCGGTACTTCCGCGAGGCCGGTCACGGTGGTGTCATCGTCAACAACGCGAGCGTGCTGGGCTGGCGCGCGCAGTACGGACAATCGCATTACGCCGCCGCCAAGGCCGGCGTCATGGCTCTCACGCGATGCAGCGCCATCGAGGCCGTCGAGCATGGCGTACGCATCAACGCGGTGGCCCCGAGCATTGCCCGGCACAAGTTCCTCGACAAGGTGACATCCTCGGATTTGCTGGACAAACTGTCTTCCGATGAGGCATTCGGTCGCGCCGCCGAGCCGTGGGAGATTGCCTCCACCATTGCCTTCCTGGCCAGCGATTACTCGAGCTATCTGACCGGTGAGGTCATCTCGGTGTCGAGCCAGCGGGCGTGA
- a CDS encoding acyl-CoA dehydrogenase family protein, translating into MDLLLDDETEAFRAEVREFLAANVPNPPLPSYDSPEGAVAHRQWERTLYDAGFSAVSWPREYGGRDVTLLQWVIFEEEYFKAGAPARISQNGMFLLGPTLFAHGTKDQLDRILPKMANGEEIWAQAWSEPESGSDLASLRSPARKVDGGWRLSGQKIWSSRAPFADWAFGLFRSDPAAQRHQGLTYFMFDLKAEGVTVRPIPQLDGDPGFAEIFLDDVFVPDEDVIGGVHDGWRVAMSTSSNERGMSLRSPGRFLATADRLVDLWKSVPDNGFASERVADAWIAAQAYRLHTFGTVTRLTGGGELGAESSITKVFWSELDVALHEAAFDLRGADGELTGPWTDGYLFSLGGPIYAGTNEIQRNIIAERILGLPRESSASARTGGAK; encoded by the coding sequence ATGGACCTATTGCTTGACGACGAGACCGAGGCATTCCGGGCGGAGGTGCGTGAGTTCCTCGCCGCCAACGTCCCGAACCCGCCACTGCCCTCCTACGACTCCCCGGAAGGTGCGGTGGCGCACCGACAATGGGAGCGCACCCTCTACGATGCGGGATTCTCCGCGGTGTCCTGGCCCAGGGAGTACGGCGGTCGTGACGTCACCCTGCTGCAGTGGGTGATCTTCGAGGAGGAGTACTTCAAGGCGGGAGCCCCGGCGCGCATCAGCCAGAACGGCATGTTCCTGCTGGGCCCGACGTTGTTCGCGCATGGCACCAAGGATCAACTGGATCGCATCCTGCCCAAAATGGCCAATGGTGAGGAGATATGGGCGCAGGCATGGTCGGAGCCGGAATCCGGTAGTGACCTGGCCTCGCTGCGCTCCCCAGCCCGCAAGGTCGACGGGGGCTGGCGCCTGTCCGGTCAGAAGATCTGGAGCTCGCGAGCACCCTTCGCGGACTGGGCATTCGGGCTGTTCCGATCCGACCCGGCGGCCCAGCGCCATCAGGGATTGACCTACTTCATGTTCGACCTCAAGGCCGAGGGCGTCACGGTGCGCCCCATCCCGCAGCTCGACGGCGACCCCGGCTTCGCCGAGATTTTCCTGGACGACGTATTCGTTCCTGACGAGGACGTCATCGGCGGGGTGCACGACGGCTGGCGCGTGGCCATGAGCACCTCAAGCAATGAGCGCGGCATGTCACTGCGCAGCCCCGGCCGTTTCCTGGCCACCGCCGATCGGCTGGTGGACTTGTGGAAATCGGTTCCGGACAACGGGTTCGCTTCCGAACGCGTAGCGGATGCCTGGATAGCGGCACAGGCCTACCGGCTGCACACCTTCGGCACCGTCACCCGGCTGACGGGTGGCGGCGAGCTGGGTGCCGAGTCCTCGATCACCAAGGTGTTCTGGTCCGAATTGGATGTCGCCCTGCACGAGGCGGCCTTCGATCTACGCGGCGCAGATGGCGAACTGACCGGGCCGTGGACCGACGGGTATCTGTTCTCCCTCGGCGGCCCGATCTACGCGGGTACCAATGAGATTCAGCGCAACATCATCGCCGAGCGCATCTTGGGCCTCCCCAGGGAAAGCAGCGCAAGCGCTCGCACGGGAGGTGCCAAGTGA